Proteins from a single region of Polyangiaceae bacterium:
- a CDS encoding homocysteine S-methyltransferase family protein, translated as MSFEELRARLTSGRPLVVDADTCASFRARGVIVDFPGAVGELLRKSPRAVLDHYRAEVESDVNVVCALTADTTPRALAEVGMQHRAAALTSAAVELAQEARTQSKRPIAIAGVLGSEMVAPMFADRLREELEEHAARIHTAGVELMLARGQGSRLELMTAVAAAAATDLPVWAILECLQGAELAVGGTLPPLLEALQEAGASAVLFEVGSIDDGLAALERVQGLIEAESFAVGVLLAGGPNSVRGFPDEYSEPQTWAARALELDTAGARVIGGGAGTTEAHTASLVSALRTIHPTIVPR; from the coding sequence ATGAGCTTCGAGGAGCTTCGAGCCCGGCTGACTAGTGGACGCCCCTTGGTGGTGGACGCGGACACCTGCGCTTCCTTCCGGGCGCGCGGCGTGATCGTGGACTTTCCTGGCGCGGTGGGTGAGTTGCTCCGCAAGAGCCCTCGCGCCGTGCTCGATCACTACCGCGCCGAGGTCGAGAGCGACGTAAACGTGGTCTGCGCACTGACGGCGGACACCACGCCTCGGGCCCTGGCCGAAGTGGGCATGCAGCACCGGGCAGCAGCGTTGACCTCCGCGGCCGTGGAGCTGGCGCAAGAAGCCCGCACGCAATCGAAGCGCCCCATTGCAATAGCGGGAGTACTCGGAAGCGAGATGGTGGCGCCAATGTTTGCCGATCGCCTGCGCGAGGAGCTCGAAGAGCACGCAGCGCGCATTCACACCGCGGGCGTGGAGCTGATGCTGGCCCGGGGGCAAGGCTCGCGATTGGAGTTGATGACTGCGGTGGCCGCCGCTGCCGCCACGGACTTGCCGGTGTGGGCCATCCTGGAGTGCTTGCAGGGCGCCGAACTCGCCGTCGGCGGCACGCTGCCGCCACTGCTCGAAGCCCTGCAGGAAGCCGGCGCGTCGGCCGTACTATTCGAGGTGGGCAGCATCGACGACGGCCTGGCCGCTCTCGAGCGCGTGCAGGGCTTGATCGAAGCCGAGTCCTTCGCGGTTGGAGTGCTGTTGGCGGGCGGTCCCAACTCGGTGCGTGGTTTTCCCGACGAATACTCGGAGCCGCAAACCTGGGCGGCGCGCGCACTGGAGCTGGACACCGCAGGCGCGCGCGTCATCGGCGGTGGTGCCGGGACGACCGAAGCTCACACGGCGTCCCTGGTGTCCGCGCTGCGCACGATCCACCCCACGATCGTGCCGCGCTGA
- a CDS encoding glutamate-cysteine ligase family protein, translated as MSFFPSDPPPGERLTDFEQLLEPFRQVEKPKAQWKIGPESEKFGVQATSGAPLSYDGDHGVLRVLAALAESHGWNPARESDDGPIISLTREKASITLEPGAQLELSGAPAADIHEICAAQRGHLSELREISSEMNLSWLGVGFHPLASQDELPWVPKQRYKIMREYLPTRGHRALDMMRRTATVQANLDYSNERDAMRKLVVGLKLAPLLNAMTANSPFLEGRISGKKSLRGEVWLDMDPARSGLLPELCEKEEPTYADYAEWALDAGMFLFKRDGQVVANTGQTFRSFWQNGFQGHHATMADWRLHLNTLFPEARIKGTLEFRPCDSLPADLVCAVPALFTGLMYDEDTLTRAYAFAMPLSWTRAEREALIADGLAARLPNKDVRELALEVLQLAEQGLEHRARKNARGQDERVHLATLRKLVEAGRCPADRLLEGLSPGDPDLRVEILARTRV; from the coding sequence ATGTCGTTCTTTCCTTCCGACCCTCCCCCCGGCGAACGGCTAACGGACTTCGAGCAGTTGCTGGAGCCCTTTCGGCAAGTCGAAAAGCCAAAAGCGCAGTGGAAGATCGGTCCCGAGTCCGAGAAGTTCGGTGTTCAAGCGACGAGCGGCGCGCCCCTTTCCTACGACGGCGATCACGGCGTGCTGCGAGTGCTGGCAGCGCTTGCCGAGTCTCATGGCTGGAATCCGGCGCGGGAGAGTGACGATGGCCCCATCATCTCGCTCACCCGCGAGAAGGCTTCGATCACCCTGGAGCCCGGGGCGCAGCTCGAGCTCTCCGGCGCGCCAGCCGCCGACATTCACGAGATTTGCGCCGCCCAGCGTGGGCACTTGTCGGAGCTGCGCGAAATCTCCAGCGAGATGAACCTCAGCTGGTTGGGCGTTGGGTTTCATCCCTTGGCTTCTCAGGACGAGCTGCCCTGGGTGCCCAAGCAACGTTACAAGATCATGCGCGAGTACCTGCCGACGCGGGGGCACCGCGCGTTGGACATGATGCGGCGCACCGCGACGGTGCAGGCCAACCTCGACTACTCGAACGAACGCGATGCCATGCGCAAGTTGGTCGTGGGGCTGAAGCTCGCGCCGCTGCTCAATGCCATGACCGCGAACTCGCCTTTCCTCGAGGGACGGATCAGCGGCAAGAAGAGCCTGCGCGGTGAGGTGTGGCTGGACATGGATCCGGCCCGTTCGGGGCTGTTGCCAGAGCTATGCGAGAAAGAAGAGCCCACCTACGCCGATTACGCCGAGTGGGCACTCGACGCTGGCATGTTCTTGTTCAAGCGCGACGGTCAAGTCGTAGCCAACACCGGGCAAACGTTCCGCAGCTTTTGGCAGAACGGCTTCCAAGGTCACCACGCCACGATGGCGGATTGGCGCTTGCACTTGAACACGCTCTTTCCCGAGGCTCGCATCAAGGGCACGCTGGAGTTCCGGCCCTGCGATTCCTTGCCTGCGGATTTGGTCTGCGCAGTCCCCGCCTTGTTCACCGGCCTGATGTACGACGAGGACACCCTCACGCGCGCCTACGCCTTTGCGATGCCGCTGAGCTGGACGCGCGCGGAGCGCGAGGCGCTGATTGCCGACGGGCTGGCGGCGCGCTTGCCGAACAAGGACGTGCGCGAGTTGGCGTTGGAGGTCTTGCAGCTCGCGGAGCAGGGCCTGGAGCATCGCGCCCGCAAGAACGCGCGGGGTCAGGATGAGCGGGTCCACCTCGCCACCCTGCGCAAGCTGGTGGAAGCGGGCCGTTGTCCGGCGGATCGCTTGCTCGAGGGACTGAGTCCCGGAGACCCAGACTTGCGCGTGGAGATCCTAGCGCGGACGCGCGTTTGA